CGCTCAGCCTCGACAAGTCTTCCGCTCCGCCTCGACAAAGTTCACGCGGTCGACCTCGACAAACCTTCCACTCGGCCTCAACAAAGCCTTCTGCTCGGCCTCGACAAGTCAGTCTCGACAGGTTCTTATGCGGTCAGAGATTTAATAAGAGAGTTGCAGGCCCAGATTGAGGCACAGCCACAGATTATACAAGCGCATGCACACACTCAGCAAGAGATGCGGCGGAAGCATGAGAGGGAGATGAGGGCGCTAAGGGCCGAGCGGGAACCTCCCGAGCGGACCGCCTCAAATCGAGAAAACGCTAATGAGGCAAGCCACAATCATGTCAGTCCGAACGGTCAAGCTAAAGGGGAACCGACACCCTTGCAGGTCGCCCGACCAACCAGTCTATTGCCTTTCACGGTAACAATCATGCAGACGCTAATGCCCGAAAAGACTCCCCCCATATTAGATAAGTATGATGGTTCTGCTGATCCGGACAACCATTTAAGAACGTTCTGTAATTCAATGGCGTTCTATACAGATAGTGACCTTATCATGTGTAGAGCATTCTCATTGTCACTAAAGGAAGAGGCCTTAGAATGGTACCATACTCTTCCTCCCAACTCAGTGGATTGTTTCGCTACTGTGGAAGACCTCTTTAGGAGACAATATGCTTCCAATCGAAAACAGGAGATAACACCAGTGGATTTAATAAACACTAAGCAGGAGAAaggagaaactttgaaggcctTTATGAAGAGATATACTGAAACTGCGCGACGAGTTAGAGAGGTAGAccaatcttttattattaataatctgCCTTCATGTATGAGACCAGGATATTTTGCGGAGAAATTGTATGCGCGGCCTCCAAAAACGATGGAGGAACTCCAAGACCGAACAACTGAATTCATCCGAATGGAGGAAATGCGCTTGACGCAGAAGAAGCGACAGCAAGAAAGAGAGGCTGGCGGAAGTGGAAAGGACGGCAAACGACCGTTCGGCAATAACGATAAGAATAAAGAGTTTCCCAGGCCATTCAAGTTTCACCATTATACAACACTCAACACGCCAAGAGCAAAGGTTCTTGAAGAAGCCTGTAGAGCAGAACTTATCACACCTTTAAGAAAGCCATCTCCAAGAAATGCagacaaaagaagaaattgtCGTTATCACCAAAACCATGGACATGACACCGAAGACTGCATCACggtaaaaaatgaaatagagaGTCTTATCCGGGCAGGACATCTACAAAGGTATGTAAAGGAAGCAAGATACGACCCCCCTGAGAAGGGATACGCCAGAAGGAACCCCGACCTGTCGAGCAGGAAAGACGAACGACGACATGGCTATAGTCGCAGTCCCAGTCGTAGTCGAGAACGGTCGGTTCGTGGAGTGATTAACTAAAAAGAAGTATCAACAATTTTACTATTATCATGTTTAAATTCGATCTCATTTAATCCATGCTTTTGTTATTAACTTACGTTTGAGGACGATCAATTGCTCCcgaaaaggataaataaaatcacattcAATGAAAacggataagaggtaaactcctctataaCATTTGAAGACCGACGGTAAATTCCGttcggataagaggtaaactcctctataaatatttgaagaccgacggtaaatcccgctcggataagaggtaaactcctctataaacatttgaagaccgacggtaaatcccgctcggataagaggtaaactcctctataaacaTTTGAAGACCGACTGTAAATTCCGttcggataagaggtaaactcctctataaatatttgaagaccgacggtaaatcccgctcggataagaggtaaactcctctataaacaTTTGAAGACCGACGGTAAATTCCGttcggataagaggtaaactcctctataaatatttgaagaccgacggtaaatcccgttcagacaagaggtaaactcctctataaatatttgaagaccgaCGGTACAACCcgctcggataagaggtaaattcctctataaacaTTTGAAGACCGACAGTAAAACTCTCAGGTAAAACTCTGAAAtcaaattccttaaaacaagggGAAAGAACCCTCAAACTCATGAGTCTTATAGTTAACCGCTCGGCTAAAAGCCAAACGATTAACtcagacttggggggcatgttacTATGGGTCTCGACAAAGCTTGGACCTCGACAAAGCTATGTTACTATGGGTCTCGACAAAGCTGACGCGGTCGGCCTGGACAAAGCTCCCGCTCGGCCTCGACAAGCCTTCCACGCGGTCGACCTCGACAAAGCTTCCGCTCGACCTCGACAAGCCTTCCGCTCGGCCTCGACAAAGCTCCCGCTCGGCCTCGACAAGCCTTCCACGCGGTCGACCTCGACAAAGCTCCCGCTCGACCTCGACAAGCCTTCCGCTCGGCCTCGACAAAGTTCACGCGGTCAACCTCGACAAACCTTCCACTCGGCCTCGACAAAGCCTTCCGCTCGGCCTCGACAAGTCTTCCGCTCGGCCTCGACAAAGTTCACGCGGTCGACCTCGACAAACCTTCCGCTCGGCCTCGACAAAGCCTTCCGCTCGGCCTCGACAAGTCAGTCTCGACAGGTTCTTATGTGGTCAGAATCGGCCAGTCTTCGCCGGTCAACCTTGATAATGATCTAATACTCCCAGGAGTGATTGGCAAATAATTGAAGAGGAAAGTGGAGGGGTCTCCCGTTTACCTAAAGAGGTAACAACTGTAAGTGGTGGGTCCCTCCACCTCTAGTGCGCCAGCCAATACTAAGCACCAGCATTTTATTAACTTCTGAGTGGACTGTGCATAATGAGGGAATATTCCCTAAAATCAGATAAATAGAGAAGGTATAGATCTATTCTGATTCAGATTGAATAAAAACTAAGAacccattctgacttgagcgtcggagtttTTCCATTGCAGGTCCACCCCATTACACCAGACACCGGCAGCAGGAAGAGAAGCAGGCGGAGACGAAGGGAGGAGCACGCATCAACAGCAGGAAGAGGAGTGTTTCGGGACTGTAGCGGTAGGTGTCCTCTGTTCCAGTTCGGCAGAAACACAAAGGAAAGTCCCATGTCACAGAATGTGTCTGAGCTCTTGGGAAGTGAACAAGAAGAAAAGGGAAACGAAGTTTCGCATTACGGAATGAGTTGGAAGGTAAGATCCCGGATCAAGAtgaaaagtgtttttaaatGGTTTTTCGGAGagagcagaaaaaaaaaagccagAGAGAACGGAGGGCAGGGGAAAGACACTGAAAAACCAAGAATCCATCATCATCGAGTGACAGCATTTCAGAAATTCACCTacagagagaaaggaagagaccATCGGAGGGATCGGGCTGGTCAATAAGGGAGCTCCAAGAGGTAAGTGCACCTTGCTCACACCTAGCACACTTGCATCGTCATATGGTTGGATGTGTTGAAAGTTGTTTCATGTTTGATTTTGCATGTCTGAGTATGATGTTTCACCTTGTTTTTCCTTCCTATGTCATTGCCCACCGCTTGAGCACACTTCATATTCGCCTTTAACCTGAAACTTGCTCGgcccatttctttgttttcttttccttgatAATCAACTGATTTCCCATATACGGCTCTATTACTTTTATCCTGGTTTACATCAAGTTGCTAGTTCTCctgtatatatataaacaaagtGAATAGACCAACCCAACAGTAAAAAAGGAAAGAACCCTTTTGCATACAACCCTTCCTTATACCACCAAAATCCCCAATGTCGTTAGCCTGCAAAAACAAGAGTCTAAACCCAACCGCACAGAGATGACTACAGCGATCATAAGCCTCCACGGTTATCTTCACTGATAACTAATCTTCTTCTCCGAGCAATCAAATTTTTGACCGTTTCCTCCTCCATCACGCGCATCACAGAAAGTCATCATCCCGCCCAACTTCCACTTTATCTTCCAACTATCAAAATCCCAAACACAGAGACAGAAAAAAACATTCACCTGAAAAATAGAGAACAAGTAATCCCTAAGCTTCATCACCTCCATTGCTAGCACCAAAATACAAAGCACAGAAACAGAGAGAAGAGAAACAGAGGAAGAATGAAAGGTTAGATTGCCACGAACGGCGACAACGTTTCCGGCGCAGGAGACACCACCGACGGTGACTTTTGGCCGGCCAAGGAGATGTGCGGCAGCGCTAGTCTGGAGCCATGGAGCTCTCGTGAACGAGGAAGAAGCCCCTAAGCCTCTCCTTCGGTTCTACGCGGTAGGAAAAGAAAACCCTAAGCGCTTTCTGATTTGGGATAGAAAATGGGCCTTCGGCACCAACATTCACCAACATTACCTTACAAATTCATTGCTGCACCCTTATCCTCGTGGGCTTGGACCACATATCCCCtggtttttcttttacttagcttttttgttttgattattatttgaatttaattttatgctGTTGTGATTTTGTTGATTATTAATTTGTCTTGTTACTGCTGCATGGGACCTTTTGTAATATAACCCCAATCCCTTTGTGTTGTGCTTTAGTTTTATTAGGcttgtttgtttgttgtattCTACCGCACCCATACTTGCTTTTCTAATGAAAATATCCAATAAGaatcatataaaaaagataaaattataaaataaaataaaaaaaatcgttTTAGGATATCTGTAACATCTTCGttgcaaataaataaatgaaattttgattttgttagccttttattatatagattataaaataaaaaaatatagttttagtgtttcttaattatttagtaCCCTTTTAGTAActagaataaaatttaattggtttCAATTTTAGATCTCTTTAAACGTGTTCACGTCAGTAACaatatcacttttattttatatttttatcttaaatactTATGtcaataacattatatttttgtaaatagttAGGTAAATAATATCATTGTGGCATTTCAATTACTTACAAAATAttcttcttattttatattaaacctTACGAAAAAATAGTTACTgttttcacaattttattttaaacagttatgaaaatattattttaatat
This sequence is a window from Vigna angularis cultivar LongXiaoDou No.4 chromosome 2, ASM1680809v1, whole genome shotgun sequence. Protein-coding genes within it:
- the LOC108327283 gene encoding uncharacterized protein LOC108327283 — its product is MRRKHEREMRALRAEREPPERTASNRENANEASHNHVSPNGQAKGEPTPLQVARPTSLLPFTVTIMQTLMPEKTPPILDKYDGSADPDNHLRTFCNSMAFYTDSDLIMCRAFSLSLKEEALEWYHTLPPNSVDCFATVEDLFRRQYASNRKQEITPVDLINTKQEKGETLKAFMKRYTETARRVREVDQSFIINNLPSCMRPGYFAEKLYARPPKTMEELQDRTTEFIRMEEMRLTQKKRQQEREAGGSGKDGKRPFGNNDKNKEFPRPFKFHHYTTLNTPRAKVLEEACRAELITPLRKPSPRNADKRRNCRYHQNHGHDTEDCITVKNEIESLIRAGHLQRYVKEARYDPPEKGYARRNPDLSSRKDERRHGYSRSPSRSRERSVRGVIN